Proteins encoded by one window of Nicotiana tabacum cultivar K326 chromosome 10, ASM71507v2, whole genome shotgun sequence:
- the LOC107811980 gene encoding uncharacterized protein At5g01610-like, which produces MDSIINKAGSYYFGQKANKELSSVTNDLNNLQNSITGGTKKLVNKIKGKVQKPLPELLKEYDIPVGIFPRDATNYEFNEETKKLTVHIPEICEVCYKDSSVVRLNTTVTGHLEKGNFADIEGMKTKVMFLWITVSVVLCEKTDIHFTAGLRRTRSRAVYEVFRDGIGVDKF; this is translated from the exons ATGGATTCGATAATTAACAAAGCAGGTTCTTATTATTTTGGTCAAAAAGCCAACAAGGAGCTCAGTTCCGTCACCAATGATCTTAAT AACTTGCAAAACAGTATTACAGGTGGAACCAAAAAGCTGGTGAACAAGATTAAAG GAAAAGTGCAAAAGCCATTGCCCGAGCTGCTAAAGGAGTATGACATTCCAGTAGGTATTTTCCCTCGTGACGCAACCAACTACGAGTTTAATGAAGAGACGAAGAAGCTTACTGTCCATATACCCGAGATATGTGAAGTTTGTTACAAAGATTCATCTGTAGTACGTTTAAACACGACTGTTACTGGACATTTGGAGAAGGGAAATTTTGCTGACATAGAGGGAATGAAAACAAAGGTGATGTTCCTTTGGATAACAGTTAGTGTTGTTTTATGTGAAAAAACTGATATTCATTTCACTGCTGGGCTGAGGCGAACGCGTAGTAGAGCTGTATATGAGGTCTTCAGAGATGGAATCGGCGTAGAtaaattctag